The Nicotiana sylvestris chromosome 6, ASM39365v2, whole genome shotgun sequence genomic sequence AAATATGTTATAACATAAATTGGAATAAAAGGAGTATCTATTTTTTAAGTATAATTTAATaataacaattttattttaatatatttagTTACGAATATAATTACCAATCCGGTACATGAAAATATTATTCAAATTAATATTTGTATAGAATTTTGTAACATAAAAAATGTATCGCATTGTACATGAAATATTATTCAAATTAATATTTGTATATAATTTTGTAATGTAAAATGTGTGTCTCATTTACGTCATATTACATGAGTgcttattgttattttttttccttttacacAGAAGAACACTTTGTTGATCAAAAGACATAACATTGTAGGTCGTGGATGTAAATAATTTGAAATGTGGCGATACATTGTATCCTTTTTGTAAATGTTACAAAAAGAAATAAATTTATTTGGATAAATAGTTAAAAATAGGTAATACTAATGCATACCTGTCCTTGTATATCGAGTAGCACACTATAGTGGACCTCGTAATCTGCATCAAATGAGATGCTATCTAAAAGGATATAGCGCCAGGTGTATATCGAGTACCACACTATAGTGAACCTCGTAATCTGCGTCAAATGATATGCTATCTAAAAGGGTATAGCGTCAGGTATTATGGCGCTATACCTGAGCGTGTCAGCTTTTCTAGTATAGTGCCACAATACTTGGCGCTATATATTAACGGCACAGttaacgttaatgtatagcgtcaagtattgtggcactatatataaaaatgtcatcTTTTTTTCCGACCTATCtatgtattttgagtccaaaagaaatACAATTGGGTTCTGAACCCTCATTTAAAGTAGACTAGCTATAGCTAGACCCAACTATGATTAGTAGAATTCATTATGTTATCACCCTAGACGAAAGACAACAAATTCCCTTATCGAAACAATTTCACCAAGAATTAATCCCAAGTCCAATCATCATTGTTTTAAAGTGAAAGCATATGACCCATTAATACTAAAGAATGAAGTAACGTTATCATGAAAAAGTCTATGTAAGAATGGCAAAATGCAAATAGAGTGACACTGAATAATAGGAACAATAATAAGAACCATCAGCCAATAATACGCAGGTGTTAAAAGAACAACAAGATAAAACACTGAGATGTGGAAATCTCTTAGTCAAAAATAGAATGTGGAGAAATCGTACCTTTAAACAGCTTGCTCGACAGTAACGCTTTCCAAAACAACTTACAGTTAATCGAGGGACAAGAAATTCGGCAATGGGAACTCGGCAATACAGGAAACAACAACAAATGTTAAACAAGAATCACGAACCGTACTCGAACGACGACTCAGACTTCGAAACCAGTATCACCTCAAATCGATGACGGCAGACTCGAAAATGGACAAAACTTTGGGGGCGATTTTGGAACATTTTCAGCTGAGTTTCAGTTCCGATTTTGGTGCTGGATTGGGTTGGTTTTAGACGGAGAAAAGGGGGCTGCTTCTTGGAGAAGATGACCGCTGGATCTGGTCTTGGTTGTTCTTCTCTATGGTTTTTGTGTTAAAGAAAGATGATGAAGCTTAGGGTCTTTTGTCCAAAACTGAAGGAACGGTTGGTTCTATCCCTTAGGTCTAGGTTTTTCTTTGGTTGTCTTCATCGAGAAGAATGTGCTGGTCTTCAGGTTCTTTTGTTCAAAAATGGAGAATGtgatcgagccctggtatctgagctgcctgctgtcgcgccccctttttccctctttgcatcggaaAATCAGGTTTATGATATTTTGGATATGGgataactcattccttttgggaattgaatttgcatttgaagagtcgtcacctaatgatttaaggtgcattaggacacctataaggttcatttctaagtttgtttgataaccagagatagggtaagggcttgaaattatcctaaggggaaggtgttaggcatccttcaggatccactagtgtggttcccgaccaaacagtttttgtgaattttgtacaagtagcagatagacaaatataggctcaaatagtaggggattaaagtttgaacacataagagtttaaaaaaaattattaaaaggcgaattttgaaaaggagttgcagttctacaaatacttgagaatataaaaaggAGGGGAGTCccaggtttatttataatatgaatCACAtaaatgcgatacccggtatgacactcctcaaaagaggggatacacatggtattagcgcagcgatcgtcatatccatatctacccttcccaccccgttaagatattaaagcgtggattggtctcgacctctattgaatgctattacccatcccattcctatcagtcccggagggaTTTAGGACTATTATTCCTACAAGAGGGAGGATTTTACGCTAACTCTTggtttttaaaggtaaaaagactaaggcgacatacaaaacatgtagGACAGTATATTAGGGAAAACATATAAAcaactaagaggctcatatatacctcctcaaataaagcacataaatagcatgacttaaacacatttaGGGTCATAATTTAAAGGTACTAAAGCAGGGtgctttaattgttgaagcagaccaatttattacataactcagataagaagtccgaatcaggcttgcttgctggttgtagcagtgctaattaaacaaaggcgagTTCAGTTTTATCAAGCAATtacctatggcttgcctaagtgtgtattggtgatgtcttataagcatgatatctattactaaTTAAGAAGGAAGCAGAACAGTGGTTAATTTCAAAACAGGTGATTTGGATCTTATAGGCATtctttctaaaccgtattaacTAAAAGGAGTATGTTgcttaaactgattcagaacagtaTGAGTCAACCTGattttttaactaaactggttttagatcctatagacatgatctctattatagctgattttaattcctatagacatggtatttaagtattaaaggctgattttgatcttataagcatggtatctaattgaacatgtagtgaagtaggcaggatttatttgattaaagcgaaattcctataggcataatttcaaTTAAAATGAACTTTAATCCTATGGGCATGATCTCTatttgtgtgaaagtaaagcatgcagaacttgaattaaaatagagcagatcctataggcatgttctctacccttctaatagctaaaacatgcataattaccccatcccttttcactagccaacctcaatatttgttacaaaattacagaccaaatactgaattacatcagaaaagtgtaaaGTAAGAAGTTACAATGATAGGAAgtctgattctgacttcctctatgagttatggaataaaccacatCAAATGCCACTCGTTTCAAAGCCTTTTTCAGacctgagtgtgtcaaagttccctaagggtctcaagggaccccgagCAGTACTTACACCTAGGTTTGCATTACCAAATAGAgatgagtgtagtgtggaagggccatcccttatgtgtccaagttcagagggagctcaagggtcctaaggcaaggctcacataagaggggcagaacctaggttctaagagtatagtggaagtgtagAACAcaaagatttatttaaaactggatTGAGAATATTAAgtggtaagggtgatttgaaaatagtagtaataaaactcaaactacacagaatcagcagTTACACAAAGGGGTCAGTGGTTTTGGGAATACGTTGCACAaagcatatgaccccagaaagggtcaggtttggtcatgtacaacaatagatgatgctggcatgcctacaaactagccagagaacacaaacacataggggtatatgggggtttgggattcataagtcagtaAATCACACAACAATTGACTGACAGAGTGCATACATAAGggaaaacattaatttagaaAGGGAGGGAGCAGATTACAACAtgcttagtaatgtaacttgattgcataaacataagcagaagcAGGCAAGGGTGAAGGAAACTGAAAcagctaaagaaacatgttgttgttgattcttgaagattaactaggacataccagtagagaaacaaagttcagaaaggaaaagtaagcaaaaattccacagtctagcattggctttcagccggctagacaaagtagtagcacaagtagtagtagagaaaagagagaaagtttttgagtgtaagtgtgagttcttgaactcaattgtttgtgtctttgaaagaaaagagggtggGTATTTATAATTGTGAAAACAGGTGAAgagtaaggtaataagtaaattcttaacacaaacatggaaacaatcacaagtcagaatcaattaccacaagtgattccctttaattaaggaatccctGTTTAACGGGTAGAAGCAGGTTtacttaaggaaagaaaatcagtttggggacatattgattattgccataaaaggggcAATAAAAGCATGAAAcaaacaatcaagtctaagtacaaaatatgcttattttgggaaaggattcagcaaggtaaaacatcacagtaaagggaaaggaatcaattaattttaaacagacgagtgaaattagggttcataaaagaaaagcttttgtaATCAGTCACAAAATcgagatcaatcaaggaagaaacttcagcatataaatagagcgAACAGGAACATCAGACATGTAAGGCCAAACATATTGCCAATAGAGATAgcacaaacatacagtagtggCAAAAATAAGCCAAGATTCAGTAGTGAACAGAGTCAAGTAGTCGGGGCTCACACGTATTAGCCAAAGCCAAGAAGAGAGtcaaaaacaagtaaaggtctcacagtacaaggtgaggaaaccttttgagaagttagggtttcaacaatagtcgagttaaaaagatagtaaaactcataatcagataagtcacataaagaaaagagggTCTGAAACAAGGAATCTTTAATCGAGTCAAGTATAAATTCAAACAAGCAGTCTCAGACcaaaaaatctagggttttccacaataatcgagtttaaaagatggtaaaactcagaatcaaataagtgaaacaagaacgaagaacttaatcgaacaagtacaTATTTAAACAAATAATTTCAGAACTCAGATAAGACtaaaaggaactagggttttaaacatgctgactcaagtagaaggaaagcataaacagGTAACGTAGcaaaatcatgaaacaacaccaaaatcagggaagagatctttaaaagagaggttaagagaaaccctaatcgaAAAATAAAgggtcattttgaaagaaaagtttgaagaaccttcgagaaagcacttaagaaattcatagtaagtacagatctaaggtagatctgaaagaaaattgaaagaccTTAAAGGTTAGGATTTCggaaaacccagaaaaggtgagaaagaccttgaaagttaccgatctaaccaggaaagtcaaggacctgccttgaaaggccatgaatggccggagaaaggccatgaatagAAGTCAAGCAAGGATTGGACCAGAtcccttcgaggtctggccatgaaaccatAGAAAAAAATACCCAAGAGCCATAGGAGGCTGATACACATTTCAAATGACCATGAGCGGCCATAgattaggcaggggttgaggTAGATTAGGGTGGGATTAGATGGCGGCGGTTAGGGTTCATGAGGGatttcagagagagttgagagacaAGGGGGATTCAAGGGATGCGTTTGGTgaagaatgaggtagggtaaAGGGTCGTTTAAGGTTAAAATGGTAAGGGGGAAAGGTGGCCATTTATccaaatgatcaacggcctagatttaaaagggtaggtggggaatctgggtttgggttggtttaattgggttgggttcgagtttaattgaaattgggccgggaaattgggtctgatttgaCGTTTAATTTAGGCTAGAATTTAAATACCAATGGGCTATTATTTATATAGcgaattttcccctttttaaattataaaaaatagtaaataaatttctgaaaataaattgatagcagtaaaataatttataacatataattatcaatttaaaaatacaggacttAATTTTAGTAATATAAAATACGattgaatcttaaaagggctaatattgcaattatatgcaatttagcttaaaaatactaaataaatttgttaaaatatgcaaaaattaccttagctatattttagcataaatataaaattccaacaaatgaattaccaaaataataattttggaaataattattggggttttttatggataaaagagggaaataaattaatttgaaaacctttaaaaattatgaaaaaataataagacatttggatatgcttacatatgcatatatatgctattttgaaattattttttccatattgaaaatatataaggaaaaattgggtatcaacaattgcccttctttacccgggaaggatgaaagagttgtcgggtaaagatatgatggccaattttgattgAGCGAAAATATTTGAAGAAgataggccgcaccctggcttctgagctgcctacatatccctggtttaactggaatcaggccatatgtagctCAGAATCCATCggtggagtatgccgatggaggctttttcaagaacggacgcaatatctagggctgggtgagtggGCGGCTTGTGGGAATGGTTAATGTTTGATATAGctacgggaactggagcggggcCGCTCCTTCCAGGATGGTCGTTgcttgccggtttacctgcaattagaaataGCACAAGCGTATATTGCGCATAGatctaaacatgatgcaaattcccttcgaaccatgaatgttgtcttcggacggttaggatgacgtccttagaccatgatgtcctgggccatgaagcgtatgataaagaattcgcaggccatgaaatgatgctctcgggctatgaggatgatgcctccgaaccatggtgcctttgaataatgatatgcaaacgATTAAAAAGGATCattaggccatgacatggtgttctcgggatctgaagatggtgcctccgaatgatgatgcctttggataatttggcgatcttttagcccatgagatacagtatgaggcaatctttcaacccatgagatgcagtagcatgatgcggacaagacagagcttagtcttgcgaattgaagggcagagcttagcgtgtaaaagaaacaaaataaacgatgcttgagatagtgcttagttcCAAAGAAAATTGGATGTAGAGCTTAGCCTCAGAAGGCAAAAtgctagccttatgcaatgatgcAAATGTGgagagaggtagagcttaaccttggaaggcagaatggtagccttatgcaagttggaaggcagaatagtagttTTATGCAATgccaatgcagatggaggtagatcttaacctcggaaggcagaatggtagacttatgtaggagtgcagatggagacagcgtttagtctcggaaggtagaatggtagccttatgtaagttGGAatgcagaatagtagccttatgcaatgcaaatgcagatggaggtagagtttatcctcggaaggcagaatggtagccttatgcaggagtGCAGATGGAGAtaacgtttagtctcgaaaggcagaatggtagccttatgcaaaaatgaaataacgaatgatagtagagttttcttaacTGAGAGCATATTGCGATGTCATGATTACTGAGAGCATTATGATAGACGGAACGTCACTAGTGTATGTTGATAGCAAATGTTTGCAAGTGTAACGGTTCGAAGAGTCGTGTTCCTGAATAATGTTTGTCCATGAGTGTgtagtatgtttaatgattttgcaatcctggttcctgcatccaaaaaaattgtgagttttgtagagGGGGAGGTTTGCTCGTATCTCCGCTGGTTTTGCTTGtcttgctcggctttgatctggtgatactgtatgtatcattggtgTAGCAttgataaacaaagcaatttcagtaataaacatgcatggtttTGTAAagatatgacataagtgtataattcagaaatagcttttagatgaaccgatgtcTATGACGTggctcgggacattgcaacctctctagcTATGGAAATTTGAGGTccccctcaaaattcttccccagtttgatgAGTTGACGTTTCTGACTGCTGCTCGtggcgattggctgaaattactttggaattttgagggtcctcctcaaaattctacctcagtttccaattgtgggggaaatgaaaatttttattgcattgtgaccgaacccacagggctgcctacgtatcccctcttaaacgggaatcaggtcaggcgtagttcaatttacatcatataagggaagcataaagattacacatagtaacgcttgactacatctgagttaattggctttggccagatttctccgtccatctttgcaagtatgagggctcctcctgtcaaaacccggtaaaccatgtatggaccctgccagttgggagagaatttccccttggcttcatcttgatgcggaaatattttctttaacaccagctacctCGGTGTGAACTATCtttgtttgactcttttgttgaaggctctggacattttgttctgatagagttgaccatggcaaactgcattcattctcttttcgtCTATAAGTGCTAGTTGttcataatgactttttacccactctgcgttgTCGAGCCCAACTTCTTGTATGATACTTAGGGAAGGAATTTATacttcagcgggaatgacagcctccgTACCATAAACcggcatatagggggttgcctcggttgatgtgtggactgtggtgtgataccccaatagagcaaatcataacttctcgtgccactgtttatgcttctttatcattttcctcagtatcttcttgatattcttgttggcagcctctatagctccattcatctaaggcctATAGGCTATGGAtttcttgtgtttgatcctgaaggtttcacacatagctttcatcaagtcattgttgaggttggagccattatcagtaatgatcgacTATGGAATCCCGAattgacaaacaatgcggtcgcggagaAAGTataccacgactttcttagttactgctctgtaagatactgcttcgacccatttggtgaaatagtcgattgctactaggataaacctgtgcccctttgaagcggcaggctcgattggtccgataacatccattccccaggtggcGAACGATTATGGTGAGctcgttgcattgagctcattaggaggtacctttatcatgtctgcatgtatctgacagtggtggcatttcctgacatactggatgtagtccgtctccatagtcaaCCAAAAGTAGTCGTcttggagtatcttctttgctaagacaaaatcgttcgtatgtggaccgtaggtcccagcatgaatttcctctagtagcctggatgcttcctttgcgtcgacacaccttaatagtcccaaatcaggagtccttctatacaggattcctccgctgtgaaagaagttgttggacaatctccgaagtgtgcgtatttagtaggatttgcaagctctaggtactctccttttgccaaatattccttgatgtcatgaaaccaaggcttttcgtatgcttcttcttcaacatgggcacagtaaactggctgatcatagatctttactagaatgggatcaatgaaatttttgtttggatgctgtatcatagatgatagggtagccaatgcaccggcgaactcattctggactctggaaCATGTTGCAactccgtctttgtgaaccttttcctcagttCCTATACATGAtgtagatacgggagtatcttggagttcttggttgcccattcttcacgCACCTAATGTATGAGTAGGTCTGCATCTCTAATTACTAGCAATTcgtgaatgttcatgtcaatggccatcttaagccctaagatgcaggcttcgtactcagccatattattggtgcacggGAACTTGAGTTTGGCGGACATTGGATAATGCTGAACGGTTTTTGATACTAGAACTGATCCTatcccaactcctttgaaattttctgctccatcaaagaacattctccaaccgtcataggattttgcaatatcttctcctatgaatgatacctcttcatcaggaaaatacgttttcaggggttcgtattctccatccacaggTTTCTCAGCAAGGTGGTATGTCATTGCTTGTctcttgaccgctttctgagttgcataaacaatgtcgaactcacttaacaggatttgccatttggctagcttgccagtgggcatgggcttctgtaAAATGTAGTTCAAGGGGTCCATCTTTGAtattttaagcgtcaataccacacaagaaggGGGTGATTtatgtggtacccaattttcgcatAACTGAACTATAAAAAAACCTAGTTCTTCTAGGTGTTTCAACTACTACTGTTTtcggaataataaatacaaaaaataaaaaatacagagatttttatgtggaaaacacctggctcaaaaggtgaaaaaaccacgaactactactcagtaggattttcccaaacttccactaaaatcactgagccaaaacagcatttacaaaaactctttgtaaacctaaggattaactctaatcccgttgtggcacacagcctcaactgttgcaacAACTTTAActtagctataacttgaacactctaggtacctaacaAAATTGCTTCTATgtaagctgaaaggtacaattttaaaccacctactataattgaactagaataaaagatagacacaatcgAACCGGTTTttctatcttgttcaagtagcttcaggattgcacactcaaatcacacataaattgcttgcaaaatcgccttgctcttttgctcttaatttagtttaacttctgcgtatgtgcattgcctgtaaaagagaacaacacttacatttaataggttagtaatcagagtttgattgaaaCTCAATTGCTATTCTTCTATCGTGGAAGAGTTCATGACGATCTctaactctaacactatcttcatcctagattgtgttctcttcatataaggagactttctccccttatccaatatgcaaccttttttaTCAGattaggagatatt encodes the following:
- the LOC138871589 gene encoding uncharacterized protein, with protein sequence MDPLNYILQKPMPTGKLAKWQILLSEFDIVYATQKAVKRQAMTYHLAEKPVDGEYEPLKTYFPDEEVSFIGEDIAKSYDGWRMFFDGAENFKGVGIGSVLVSKTVQHYPMSAKLKFPCTNNMAEYEACILGLKMAIDMNIHELLVIRDADLLIH